One part of the Gossypium raimondii isolate GPD5lz chromosome 1, ASM2569854v1, whole genome shotgun sequence genome encodes these proteins:
- the LOC128033963 gene encoding uncharacterized protein LOC128033963 produces the protein MEKKPGQSFRKYAQRWREVAVQVQSSFLERGMTMLFVNILKAPFITHMLGSTTKNFSDIVMNGEMIENAIRSGKIDAGENSRRAASKKKKNEVNNTSSYLKTILMKLAEKWSLTEGSSKQRSDTRQNTEKIQFTPIPMTYIELYQNLFNVHVVSPFHLKPLQPPYLKWYDANAQCDYHAGIEGHSIEHCTVFKKLVERLISMGVVKLDDSPSTENPLPNHNRVNMIGRSMGRKIKEDIAEVKIPLKWVWRNMVKRGLIVPNSERSFERMENYCEFHHEEGHEIQECTEFRALVQSLMDNKEMEFYEEVREEGSICTSESSKVPRVAQPVVIISRPKKDEVRTPVMPRIIIKKPATFSYQDSRKVPWSYECNTTVPGKETTKDQCVSAKPEPMKGAIIGEQKGKIVELVKEEEAVELLKYNIVEKLHKQPARISVLALLLNSKVHRNALMKMQNETYVSNDIFCQQTRSVGQ, from the coding sequence atggaaaagaaaccaGGCCAAAGCTTTAGGAAATACgcgcagagatggagggaggttgccgtACAAGTTCAGTCGTCTTTTCTAGAAAGAGggatgacgatgcttttcgtcAACATATTGAAGGCAccatttattacacatatgttaggaagtacTACTAAAAATTTTTccgacatagttatgaatggcgagatgatagaaaatgctatcagaagcgGGAAAATAGATGCTGGAGAAAATAGCAGAAGGGCGGCCtcgaagaagaaaaagaacgaggtcaacaacacaagttcataTTTGAAGACGATTCTGATGAAATTAGCGGAAAAGTGGTCATTAACCGAAGGATCATCAAAGCAGAGATCTGATACAAGACAAAATACAGAAAAGATTCAAtttacgccaattccaatgaCGTATATTGAgctatatcagaatctattcaaCGTACACGTGGTTTCCCCTTTCCACTTGAAACCTCTGCAGCCTCCATACCTCAAGTGGTACGATGCAAATGCACAGTGCGACTATCACGCGGGAATTgaggggcattctatagaacattgtacgGTGTTCAAGAAGCTGGTGGAAAGACTTATAAGTATGGGTGTGGTTAAATTAGATGATTCGCCCAGTACAGAAAATCCGTTACCTAATCATAACAGAGTGAACATGATAGGTAGGAGCATGGGTAGAAAAATTAAGGAAGACATAGCAGAAGTGAAAATTCCTTTGAAATGGGTCTGGAGAAATATGGTAAAAAGGGGATTGATTGTTCCGAATTCAGAGAGAAGCTTCGAAAGGATGGAAaattactgtgagttccatcacgaggaGGGACATGAAATCCAGGAATGCACTGAATTCAGAGCCCTAGTTCAAAGCCTGATggataataaagaaatggaaTTTTATGAGGAAGTTAGAGAGGAAGGGAGTATTTGCACATCCGAATCCTCGAAGGTTCCAAGAGTAGCGCAGcctgtggtcatcatctcgCGACCAAAGAAGGATGAAGTGAGAACGCCAGTGATGCCAagaatcataataaagaaacctgcaaccTTTTCTTACCAGGACAGTAGGAAGGTTCCATGGAGCTACGAGTGCAATACAACTGTCCCTGGAAAAGAGACTACAAAGGACCAGTGTGTGAGTGCCAAACCAGAACCTATGAAAGGGGCCATAATAGGAGAGCAGAAAGGGAAAATAGTTGAGCTAGTaaaggaggaagaagctgtgGAATTACTCAAATATAATATTGTCGAGAAGTTACATAAACAACCGGCTCGCATATCTGTACTAGCCTTACTCTTGAATTCAAAAGTACATCGAAATGCACTAATGAAGATGCAAAATGAGACTTATGTGTCCAATGATATTTTCTGTCAGCAAActagatcggttggtcaataa
- the LOC105785828 gene encoding protein-tyrosine-phosphatase MKP1, with amino-acid sequence MLGEDEKDRHARAGVAARKPYLRSVSWTDRSPIKPHPRPPQNTKGRSCLPPLSITRRPVEEWPKAGSDDLGVWPNPQTPRGSVKPLESPGSNREFQLRRDKLAFFDKECSRIAEHIYLGSDAVAKNRELLRKNGITHVLNCVGFVCPEYFKHDLVYKTLWLQDSPSEDITSILYDVFDYFEDVQEQGGKVLVHCCQGVSRSSSLVIAYLMWREGQSFEDAFQYVKAARGVTNPNTGFAFQLLQCQKRVHAVPASPNSVLRMYRMAPHSSYDALHLVPKMVNYPGKLALDSRGAFIVHVPSAIYVWVGKKCNCVMSNSAGSAANQVIRYEQAKGPILTVREGDEPLEFWDALASGQISADGCDRAEVRKVVKLASENDNIAAVSKIFVGERKVDDYDLDFQLFHKALAGGVVPPFSVSNTESETCLPARENGWGRLRQKFANGIMKEFLNSSKLGCCNLSPVYDRSDMVMEIHKDTKDTVLILSPSSSSIFPCGKPESFDCFPDCSPIQSKDPCEEVEKLVTPFGSPLLPSSPCGSSNSFSCFAAISPKLSSKSPSLSPSASDYASSFTFSPSSSNWSDLSYLSSQQPSPSGLEATDLSPIKKNVSSMENSCLPYKESFPSSTKSFSSDCILRVENPCMPCKGTPPSLAERRGSHRPPRMWLPSADAQVPGTLVRSRSFSLPNLEDDVMNDIDCNRYEPEDGGEELMLDVEAVPSIESHSRGEDKREYGECQAQSSGIFKTPTRVTTPALYQWPTLNKVEMHRSDILEPAAVYVLLASERSLGASDHSTVLYIWLGRDACEKGQSQFLSCDDTHGNSHHHWESIGHDFLNKMDLPLNASVQIVREGEEPEQFLKLFNCYMVLEG; translated from the exons ATGTTAGGCGAAGATGAAAAAGACCGGCATGCCAGGGCCGGTGTTGCTGCCCGTAAACCATATCTACGGTCTGTTTCTTGGACTGACCGTTCCCCAATTAAGCCTCACCCCAGACCGCCGCAAAACACAAAGGGGAGGTCTTGCTTGCCTCCCCTTTCTATAACAAGAAGACCTGTGGAAGAGTGGCCAAAAGCTGGTTCTGATGATCTTGGTGTTTGGCCTAATCCCCAGACGCCTAGGGGCTCAGTTAAGCCCCTTGAGAGTCCTGGTTCCAATAGGGAGTTTCAGTTGAGGAGGGATAAGCTAGCTTTCTTTGATAAGGAGTGTTCCAGGATTGCTGAACATATTTATTTAGGGAGTGATGCCGTGGCTAAGAATAGGGAACTTTTGAGAAAAAATGGGATTACTCATGTTTTGAACTGTGTTGGCTTTGTTTGTCCCGAGTATTTCAAGCATGATCTTGTTTATAAAACACTTTGGTTACAAGATAGCCCGTCTGAGGATATCACCAGCATTCTTTATGATGTGTTTGATTACTTTGAAGATGTCCAAGAACAAGGCGGGAAGGTGCTGGTACACTGCTGCCAAGGAGTTTCAAGATCATCTTCTCTGGTTATTGCCTATCTCATGTGGAGGGAAGGACAGAGCTTTGAGGACGCATTTCAGTATGTGAAGGCAGCTCGAGGGGTGACTAATCCAAATACAGGGTTTGCTTTCCAACTTCTGCAGTGCCAGAAGAGGGTTCATGCTGTGCCTGCAAGCCCCAATTCTGTGCTTAGGATGTATAGGATGGCTCCACATTCCTCATACGATGCTCTTCATCTTGTGccaaaaatggtaaattatCCAGGTAAACTCGCACTTGACTCTCGTGGGGCCTTTATTGTGCATGTTCCTTCTGCCATATATGTTTGGGTTGGAAAGAAATGCAACTGTGTAATGTCAAATAGTGCTGGATCAGCTGCCAATCAGGTTATTCGGTATGAACAGGCAAAGGGTCCTATTTTAACTGTGAGAGAAGGGGATGAGCCCTTGGAATTCTGGGATGCCCTTGCTAGTGGACAGATCTCAGCAGATGGATGTGACAGAGCTGAGGTCAGGAAGGTAGTTAAGTTGGCTTCTGAGAATGATAACATAGCTGCAGTAAGCAAAATTTTTGTAGGTGAAAGGAAGGTAGATGATTATGATTTGGATTTTCAACTTTTCCACAAAGCACTTGCTGGTGGAGTTGTTCCACCTTTTTCAGTGTCAAACACTGAATCAGAAACTTGCCTTCCTGCCAGAGAAAATGGATGGGGTAGGCTAAGACAGAAGTTTGCTAATGGAATCATGAAAGAGTTTCTAAATTCATCTAAACTGGGTTGTTGTAACCTGTCTCCAGTTTATGATAGATCAGATATGGTTATGGAAATTCATAAAGATACAAAAGATACCGTTTTGATCTTGTCACCATCATCTTCATCAATCTTCCCATGTGGTAAACCAGAATCCTTTGATTGTTTCCCAGATTGTAGCCCAATTCAAAGTAAAGATCCTTGTGAAGAAGTAGAAAAGTTAGTCACACCTTTTGGTTCTCCATTATTACCAAGCTCTCCTTGCGGTTCATCaaactctttttcttgttttgcaGCTATTAGCCCAAAACTCAGTTCCAAGTCTCCCTCACTTTCACCTTCAGCATCTGACTatgccagttcttttaccttttcaCCCTCATCCTCTAATTGGTCTGACTTGTCATATTTGTCTTCTCAGCAGCCTTCACCCTCTGGCCTGGAAGCCACCGATCTGTCTCCAATCAAAAAGAATGTTTCCTCGATGGAGAATTCTTGTTTACCATATAAAGAAAGTTTCCCATCATCAACAAAGTCATTTTCTTCCGATTGTATTTTGAGAGTGGAAAATCCTTGCATGCCTTGTAAAGGTACTCCCCCCTCACTTGCAGAGCGCAGGGGGAGTCATCGTCCACCACGCATGTGGTTACCATCAGCGGATGCACAGGTCCCTGGTACTCTTGTAAGGTCTAGGTCCTTTTCTCTGCCCAACTTGGAGGATGATGTAATGAATGACATTGATTGTAATCGCTATGAACCTGAAGATGGTGGAGAAGAGTTAATGTTAGATGTTGAAGCTGTTCCTAGCATTGAGTCACATAGTAGGGGTGAAGATAAAAGGGAATATGGAGAATGTCAAGCTCAATCTAGTGGTATCTTTAAGACACCTACCAGGGTAACCACCCCGGCTCTGTATCAGTGGCCTACACTCAATAAAGTGGAGATGCATAGATCTGACATCCTTGAGCCTGCTGCAGTATATGTGTTGTTGGCTTCAGAAAGAAGTTTGGGTGCAAGTGATCATTCTACTGTTTTATATATCTGGCTAGGGCGTGACGCGTGTGAAAAAGGGCAGAGCCAATTTTTAAGCTGTGATGACACACACGGGAATAGCCATCATCACTGGGAATCTATTGGCCATGACTTTCTTAATAAAATGGATTTGCCCCTAAATGCCTCTGTACAG ATAGTTCGAGAAGGTGAGGAGCCAGAGCAGTTCCTGAAACTTTTCAACTGTTATATGGTTTTAGAAGGCTGA
- the LOC105785829 gene encoding coilin isoform X1: protein METARLRLVFEDPNILSKSQKKQGLKRSWFILKPQHQTIFDLSSDLLHIFDLRKSCPNGLILSMDGFVLPPFEPTCILKDKDIVSVKMKGGKSAEIIKAGNGMNYLEELETMERLPVKTGVKHLANEEFDKETGGYKSELEEDEQELAPLEDQAQVESTPIENMVSKKRKARDKLPSSRKKKSKLASAEKYPVSGDDGIDVRPKKSKSSHKKKVSINDKVVGKDKPADIQGEPENSSTPEIDETGDDKTNLGRSAQLQNTGKGSADELITTTEVKKLPSRSARRKKAKRRWLREQAKLVKEKPQSKELLGKDDQQSPAKENLKFSEECLQAISNNDVEDNVVPIVVRPGHIRFEPLEEEDAEQAIQHSQISVKTFQWNGITSKKKGQKWGMEKTPFLRRNDNNFSHVSSEMVDVNDKATVTNDMDFDKLMPYSSLPKEGDLVAYRLVELSSTWTPELCSFRVGEISHYDAESNRIMLTPVPGYPNASGKKTDEEASELPDTSLYGEDGSLEAYYSSLIDVRLVKLGNSNATIAIADDNNENYAQNQDVLTRQPNGSKEANSVSAASPAQANGAVNVWEEINQALSAKKAELSKEDGWSRADSSGRSAWSFRALRRSALGPTMAFLRAQNGI, encoded by the exons ATGGAGACGGCAAGGCTCCGTTTGGTGTTCGAGGATCCAAACATTCTCAGCAAGTCTCAGAAGAAACAAGGCCTAAAGCGAAGCTGGTTTATCCTTAAACCCCAACATCAAACCATCTTCGATCTTTCCTCCGATCTTCTCCACATTTTCGACCTCCGAAAATCTTGCCCTAATGGCCTCATACTCTCC ATGGATGGCTTTGTTTTGCCTCCTTTCGAGCCAACttgtattttaaaagataaagatATTGTTAG TGTGAAGATGAAAGGAGGGAAATCGGCCGAGATTATTAAGGCTGGAAATGGTATGAATTATTTGGAAGAATTGGAAACAATGGAGCGACTGCCCGTTAAGACCGGCGTCAAGCATCTAGCCAATGAGGAGTTTGATAAGGAAACCGGGGGATACAAAAGCGAactggaagaagatgagcaagAACTTGCGCCATTGGAGGATCAAGCACAAGTTGAAAGCACACCAATtgaaaacatggtttcaaagaaaagaaaggcaCGGGATAAACTTCCGAGCTCTAG GAAGAAGAAAAGCAAATTGGCTAGTGCTGAAAAATATCCGGTTTCTGGAGATGATGGAATTGATGTTCGtccaaagaaaagcaaaagctctcataaaaaaaaggtttccATCAATGACAAGGTTGTTGGTAAGGACAAGCCAGCTGACATTCAGGGAGAACCAGAGAATTCAAGCACCCCTGAAATTGATGAAACTGGTGATGACAAAACCAATCTGGGGAG GTCTGCCCAGCTTCAAAACACTGGTAAAGGGAGTGCTGATGAACTTATTACAACTACTGAAGTTAAAAAG CTCCCTAGCAGAAGTGCACGACGTAAAAAGGCTAAAAGGCGATGGTTGAGGGAGCAGGCCAAACTTGTAAAGGAAAAG CCGCAGTCAAAAGAGCTGCTGGGAAAAGATGATCAGCAATCACCTGCaaaagaaaatctcaaattttctGAAGAATGTCTACAAGCAATTAGCAATAATGATGTCGAGGATAACGTGGTTCCAATAGTAGTAAGGCCAGGACATATTCGCTTTGAGCCCCTTGAAGAAG AAGATGCTGAGCAAGCTATCCAACACAGTCAAATTTCTGTG AAAACCTTTCAATGGAATGGAATAACCAGCAAGAAGAAGGGTCAAAAATGGGGTATGGAGAAAACTCCTTTTCTGAGAAGGAATGATAACAATTTTAGCCATGTGAGTTCAGAAATGGTGGATGTTAACGATAAGGCCACTGTAACTAATGACATGGACTTTGACAAGCTTATGCCCTATTCTAGCTTGCCTAAg GAGGGAGATTTAGTTGCATATCGCTTAGTTGAGCTATCTTCAACTTGGACCCCTGAGCTTTGCTCCTTCCGG GTTGGAGAAATATCACATTATGATGCTGAATCCAACAGGATTATGCTGACACCAGTGCCAGGATATCCAAATGCCTCTGGGAAGAAAACAGATGAGGAGGCTTCTGAACTACCAGATACATCTCTTTACGGAGAAGATGGGTCATTAGAGGCAT ATTATTCCTCTCTAATTGATGTCCGCCTCGTCAAGCTTGGCAATTCAAATGCCACAATAGCAATTGCTGATGACAACAATGAAAATTATGCACAAAATCAAGATGTTTTAACAAGACAACCAAATGGCAGCAAGGAAGCAAACAGTGTCTCAGCTGCATCTCCTGCACAAG CTAATGGTGCAGTCAATGTATGGGAAGAAATTAACCAGGCTTTGAGTGCAAAGAAGGCTGAGCTCTCTAAAGAGGATGGTTGGAGTCGAGCAGATAGTTCAGGTAGGAGCGCCTGGTCTTTTAGGGCTCTCAGACGCAGTGCTCTTGGCCCAACTATGGCCTTCTTAAGAGCACAGAATGGGATCTGA
- the LOC105785829 gene encoding coilin isoform X2: METARLRLVFEDPNILSKSQKKQGLKRSWFILKPQHQTIFDLSSDLLHIFDLRKSCPNGLILSMDGFVLPPFEPTCILKDKDIVSVKMKGGKSAEIIKAGNGMNYLEELETMERLPVKTGVKHLANEEFDKETGGYKSELEEDEQELAPLEDQAQVESTPIENMVSKKRKARDKLPSSRKKKSKLASAEKYPVSGDDGIDVRPKKSKSSHKKKVSINDKVVGKDKPADIQGEPENSSTPEIDETGDDKTNLGRSAQLQNTGKGSADELITTTEVKKLPSRSARRKKAKRRWLREQAKLVKEKPQSKELLGKDDQQSPAKENLKFSEECLQAISNNDVEDNVVPIVVRPGHIRFEPLEEDAEQAIQHSQISVKTFQWNGITSKKKGQKWGMEKTPFLRRNDNNFSHVSSEMVDVNDKATVTNDMDFDKLMPYSSLPKEGDLVAYRLVELSSTWTPELCSFRVGEISHYDAESNRIMLTPVPGYPNASGKKTDEEASELPDTSLYGEDGSLEAYYSSLIDVRLVKLGNSNATIAIADDNNENYAQNQDVLTRQPNGSKEANSVSAASPAQANGAVNVWEEINQALSAKKAELSKEDGWSRADSSGRSAWSFRALRRSALGPTMAFLRAQNGI; the protein is encoded by the exons ATGGAGACGGCAAGGCTCCGTTTGGTGTTCGAGGATCCAAACATTCTCAGCAAGTCTCAGAAGAAACAAGGCCTAAAGCGAAGCTGGTTTATCCTTAAACCCCAACATCAAACCATCTTCGATCTTTCCTCCGATCTTCTCCACATTTTCGACCTCCGAAAATCTTGCCCTAATGGCCTCATACTCTCC ATGGATGGCTTTGTTTTGCCTCCTTTCGAGCCAACttgtattttaaaagataaagatATTGTTAG TGTGAAGATGAAAGGAGGGAAATCGGCCGAGATTATTAAGGCTGGAAATGGTATGAATTATTTGGAAGAATTGGAAACAATGGAGCGACTGCCCGTTAAGACCGGCGTCAAGCATCTAGCCAATGAGGAGTTTGATAAGGAAACCGGGGGATACAAAAGCGAactggaagaagatgagcaagAACTTGCGCCATTGGAGGATCAAGCACAAGTTGAAAGCACACCAATtgaaaacatggtttcaaagaaaagaaaggcaCGGGATAAACTTCCGAGCTCTAG GAAGAAGAAAAGCAAATTGGCTAGTGCTGAAAAATATCCGGTTTCTGGAGATGATGGAATTGATGTTCGtccaaagaaaagcaaaagctctcataaaaaaaaggtttccATCAATGACAAGGTTGTTGGTAAGGACAAGCCAGCTGACATTCAGGGAGAACCAGAGAATTCAAGCACCCCTGAAATTGATGAAACTGGTGATGACAAAACCAATCTGGGGAG GTCTGCCCAGCTTCAAAACACTGGTAAAGGGAGTGCTGATGAACTTATTACAACTACTGAAGTTAAAAAG CTCCCTAGCAGAAGTGCACGACGTAAAAAGGCTAAAAGGCGATGGTTGAGGGAGCAGGCCAAACTTGTAAAGGAAAAG CCGCAGTCAAAAGAGCTGCTGGGAAAAGATGATCAGCAATCACCTGCaaaagaaaatctcaaattttctGAAGAATGTCTACAAGCAATTAGCAATAATGATGTCGAGGATAACGTGGTTCCAATAGTAGTAAGGCCAGGACATATTCGCTTTGAGCCCCTTGAAGAAG ATGCTGAGCAAGCTATCCAACACAGTCAAATTTCTGTG AAAACCTTTCAATGGAATGGAATAACCAGCAAGAAGAAGGGTCAAAAATGGGGTATGGAGAAAACTCCTTTTCTGAGAAGGAATGATAACAATTTTAGCCATGTGAGTTCAGAAATGGTGGATGTTAACGATAAGGCCACTGTAACTAATGACATGGACTTTGACAAGCTTATGCCCTATTCTAGCTTGCCTAAg GAGGGAGATTTAGTTGCATATCGCTTAGTTGAGCTATCTTCAACTTGGACCCCTGAGCTTTGCTCCTTCCGG GTTGGAGAAATATCACATTATGATGCTGAATCCAACAGGATTATGCTGACACCAGTGCCAGGATATCCAAATGCCTCTGGGAAGAAAACAGATGAGGAGGCTTCTGAACTACCAGATACATCTCTTTACGGAGAAGATGGGTCATTAGAGGCAT ATTATTCCTCTCTAATTGATGTCCGCCTCGTCAAGCTTGGCAATTCAAATGCCACAATAGCAATTGCTGATGACAACAATGAAAATTATGCACAAAATCAAGATGTTTTAACAAGACAACCAAATGGCAGCAAGGAAGCAAACAGTGTCTCAGCTGCATCTCCTGCACAAG CTAATGGTGCAGTCAATGTATGGGAAGAAATTAACCAGGCTTTGAGTGCAAAGAAGGCTGAGCTCTCTAAAGAGGATGGTTGGAGTCGAGCAGATAGTTCAGGTAGGAGCGCCTGGTCTTTTAGGGCTCTCAGACGCAGTGCTCTTGGCCCAACTATGGCCTTCTTAAGAGCACAGAATGGGATCTGA